One part of the Malus sylvestris chromosome 2, drMalSylv7.2, whole genome shotgun sequence genome encodes these proteins:
- the LOC126601733 gene encoding pathogenesis-related protein PRB1-3-like, with translation MAVNDIYYSVLQNVCSLLLLKKDPERLLISLFIRLTSRGKEYQQFERTTTAMGSNVTILFTFLCISICLEATITRHHPILRAPTATPQEFLKVHNNVRWKIGLPPLQWDEKLAAVARVYTKTRATIDCRMVHSMGRYGENIFWGGGKQPWGARFAVNSWSHEKLFYDYKTNSCKPGQMCGHYTQMVWKDTKRLGCAREVCSNGAGELVICNYDPPGNWAGEKPY, from the exons ATGGCTGTGAATGATATCTATTACAGTGTCCTGCAGAACGTATGTTCGCTATTGTTGCTGAAGAAG GACCCTGAGAGGCTTCTGATCAGCTTATTTATACGACTTACAAGTCGAGGCAAAGAGTACCAACAATTCGAAAGAACAACAACAGCAATGGGAAGCAATGTAACAATTTTATTTACTTTCCTATGCATTAGCATATGTCTTGAGGCTACCATAACTCGTCATCATCCTATCCTTCGTGCTCCGACAGCGACCCCTCAGGAATTTTTGAAGGTTCACAACAATGTACGATGGAAAATTGGCCTACCGCCCTTGCAGTGGGACGAAAAACTAGCAGCGGTTGCTAGGGTTTACACGAAAACGAGAGCGACCATAGACTGCAGGATGGTACACTCGATGGGCCGTTATGGGGAGAACATCTTCTGGGGTGGCGGGAAACAACCGTGGGGGGCGAGGTTCGCGGTGAATTCGTGGTCACATGAGAAGTTGTTCTATGATTACAAGACCAATAGTTGCAAACCCGGGCAAATGTGTGGGCATTACACGCAAATGGTGTGGAAGGACACGAAGCGTCTGGGTTGTGCACGAGAGGTTTGCAGCAATGGAGCAGGGGAGCTCGTCATATGCAACTATGATCCACCTGGAAATTGGGCTGGAGAGAAACCTTATTAG
- the LOC126601728 gene encoding uncharacterized protein LOC126601728, which produces MVHEEDANAMPIPETFADEQLLSIKFRLATQLLQKFETVTLEHVPRKENQMVDTLANLASSMTLGEKEAADVPVCHRWVIPLVTEMLLDDTNFISVLPVDAEEWRHPLIDYLEHEKLPDDPKHSSEIYR; this is translated from the exons atggtgcatgaagaagatgccaatgCCATGCCCATCCCAGAGACATTCGCAGATGAGCAGCTGttgtccattaag TTTCGGTTGGCAACTCAACTGCTACAAAAGTTTGAGACTGTgacactagaacatgtgccaagaaaagaaaatcaaatggtggACACtctcgccaacctagcctcAAGTATGACACTAGGAGAAAAGGAAGCTGCAGACGTGCCAGTTTGCCATAGATGGGTGATCCCGCTCGTCACTGAAATGCTACTGGATGATACAAATTtcatctcagtacttccagtcgatgCTGAAGAGTGGAGACATCCGCTAATCGACTACCTAGAGCATGAAAAGCTTCCAGATGATCCTAAACATAGCTCCGAAATATATCGATGA